In one window of Clavelina lepadiformis chromosome 4, kaClaLepa1.1, whole genome shotgun sequence DNA:
- the LOC143451805 gene encoding 5-oxoprolinase-like, translating to MQSDGGLTPIDKFDGNRTILSGPAGGVVGYIMTSFEDQPSIGYNMGGTSTDLSRYDGEYEHVLKSTTAGVTIQAPQERLDFLCAFFGPDGGLVSNASPILGHLGAMQDAVQYQMRAIDINEGDCILSNHPCTGGVHLPDQSREYDHIRVSPESIKTDLYLNPRYERTDCALMCQPSTVKNLDFVASKFGDFLPTFQARYKKEFGFASPGRDIINDGGRVGGIELSGIEDHALVTSSGKPPHVEKLNSFFISSSRILDIRSSYLTSRVFGHDGGLVSNAPHIPVHLGAMQNGVQYQMWAIEINKGDCILSNHPCAEGVHLPDLIVKVTAILMLPGDFARCSGTHNLHGNLADLRALVAANQKGIHLVQELISSYGLEVVQAYMAHIQHHAEVAVRNLLRDVSMTTDGVLRESDKMDDGSVINLRLGIDLKEGSATFDFEGTSPMVINKWNAPRAISKSVIIYCLKCMVDYDIPLNQGCLALIHLLIPK from the exons ATGCAGTCTGATGGTGGCCTCACTCCTATTGATAA GTTCGATGGAAATAGAACAATATTATCCGGCCCAGCAGGTGGCGTAGTGGGGTACATCATGACATCATTTGAAGACCAACCCAGCATTGGGTACAACATGGGAG GAACATCAACAGATCTAAGTCGATACGACGGGGAATATGAGCATGTGTTGAAGTCTACTACAGCTGGTGTCACCATACAAGCGCCacag GAACGACTTGACTTCTTGTGCGCTTTTTTCGGACCTGATGGTGGTCTTGTTTCCAACGCTTCTCCTATCCTAGGCCACCTAGGAGCCATGCAGGATGCCGTGCAGTACCAGATGAGGGCGATAGATATCAATGAAGGAGATTGCATCCTCTCCAACCATCCATGTACTGGAGGAGTTCATCTTCCTGATCAATCTCGTGAGTATGATCAT ATCAGGGTTTCCCCTGAAAGCATCAAAAccgatctttatttgaatcCGAGGTATGAGCGGACCGACTGCGCCCTCATGTGTCAGCCTTCCACGGTAAAAAACTTAGATTTTGTCGCATCAAAGTTTGGTGACTTTTTGCCGACTTTCCAAGCCAG ATACAAGAAAGAATTTGGTTTTGCCAGTCCAGGACGTGACATCATCAACGATGGTGGCAGAGTTGGAGGTATCGAACTTTCTGGGATTGAAGATCATGCTCTAGTGACATCGAGTGGTAAGCCACCACATGTcgaaaaattaaacagttttttcataTCTAGTTCTCGTATCCTGGACATAAGATC GAGCTACTTGACTTCTCGTGTTTTCGGACATGATGGTGGTCTTGTTTCCAACGCTCCTCACATCCCAGTCCACCTAGGGGCCATGCAGAATGGTGTGCAGTACCAGATGTGGGCGATAGAGATCAATAAGGGAGATTGCATTCTCTCCAATCATCCATGTGCTGAAGGAGTTCATCTTCCTGATCTCATCGTGA AAGTGACAGCGATTCTCATGCTCCCCGGCGATTTTGCTCGTTGCAGCGGGACCCACAATCTCCATGGCAACCTGGCCGACTTGAGAGCGCTAGTTGCCGCTAACCAGAAG GGTATCCACCTGGTCCAGGAGCTTATATCGAGTTACGGGTTGGAAGTGGTCCAAGCTTACATGGCGCACATCCAACACCACGCCGAGGTCGCGGTCAGAAATCTTCTGCGCGACGTCTCCATGACAACGGACGGCGTACTTCGCGAGTCGGACAAGATGGACGACGGATCAGTGATCAACCTCCGCCTGGGGATCGATTTGAAGGAGGGCAGCGCGACGTTCGATTTCGAGGGGACATCCCCTATGGTGATAAACAAGTGGAACGCGCCGAGAGCGATCAGCAAGTCTGTCATCATCTACTGCCTCAAGTGCATGGTGGACTACGACATCCCGCTTAACCAGGGCTGCCTTGCCCTTATCCACCTCCTAATACCCAAGTGA
- the LOC143451804 gene encoding uncharacterized protein LOC143451804 gives MSKPEEQRLTEDKPQLVQPDDNEESSSGESDEQPGTSRAVARQAGMPDNPESADAGNQVLQTMENAEASQSDLSRVDPGLIELASRVAERSVVIINASQFNLRDERRYQDNREYSQMDIRDSKNITPTRVKVKQTNPLDSAKRFKLSTEHQESANNPFDPPQLNTQTQDPSDVTHPKQTIEANPHVEPHTDISEVTNQSNALNTEIPSTTSGNVSKQPTICRAERNTSGVLYQTGLTQPKLPISASTSQTEVPSTSPSVASLPTTSSAETNNPQATNSPCGLGANQHQDNNKGNQHIMISYNWNDSKDLAHKISDELSATGYKVWIDKNEMRGDIYDKMYEAVDNAYLVLMFLSENYKLSENCQREGKLAADKRKRIIPIITQDNYKMEGWTALLVSGKLYYDFSKESFEGNFNKLIQEIDHPSEQQQFTKGLETNKAEQTGLTQPKQPISASTSQTATPSTIPSVANPPTTSSAENRKDTERRIKEQEAIEKVRQEQKKHRKADLRPQAGINVPLQNIPVVYPNLAEMTFYQGGAVPKQETYVPSTDDLKGISHERSIDFDNLVRSDKRYTGVIGNPGAGKSTLSKRLAKTEEYTTFHINFMDLPDDDKLTLPEMLININYPNLDEETWKNAFEWVKNNQSQCLLVFDGLDQADFTFKKKFAKRTYDTKQSVQNIIAGLFNKNYLPGVKIITTSRPHSMINLPHSLQPNRTIFIRDLSYDNMKSLFYAYTGTRAKSLWFQLSQNAPVVFSLCYNPLLLQLVIAASLNPSKDVGEITTTTRVFATVLEGLRRSDNTRHFDITALILQISRLAYNATKKSTVVITPTEMEEEGLSTDDVQDIIVALHAYSGLSQRVFDGDQKYFFSHQMFQECFTAWYFISQMSLAEFQIFVTNEAFADEKWSVIRRFICGLLIDMLRDCHGRGPVSSTNMQTRSTFSMKGLSPSDVAEKRRIWIEALESQLVRFEKIQLNYWSENDARRYISLLCELNESSDMELFNMASLRFPTELNLRNLKLSSSEAAIFCDVLSKQQKELEDVDLNDCFSPSDVERLLSAISEMPGKVNILRIRGNKIKDIPGPEFFAKIGILLDAIGCFEDERFPEIQLVLDQLDGSWNQVLVGYDVEDDDGFRDGVYLCSW, from the exons ATGTCGAAGCCAGAAGAGCAAAGATTGACCGAAGATAAACCTCAACTTGTACAACCTGATGACAATGAAGAGAGCTCATCAGGTGAAAGTGATGAACAACCTGGAACATCACGTGCTGTTGCAAGACAAGCGGGGATGCCTGATA ATCCAGAGTCTGCAGATGCCGGAAATCAAGTCttgcaaacaatggaaaatgctgAAGCTTCTCAGAGTGATTTAAGTAGAGTCGATCCAGGGTTGATTGAGCTTGCAAGCAGAGTGGCTGAAA GATCAGTTGTGATCATCAATGCTTCTCAATTTAATCTCCGCGATGAAAGACGATATCAAGACAACAGAGAATATAGTCAAATGGACATCAGGGattctaaaaatataacaCCAACACGAGTTaaagtgaaacaaacaaatcctTTAG ATTCTGCAAAAAGATTTAAACTAAGCACTGAGCATCAGGAGTCGGCAAATAATCCCTTTGATCCTCCCCAATTAAACACCCAAACACAAG ATCCATCTGATGTGACCCATCCAAAGCAAACGATCGAAGCAAATCCACATGTTGAGCCCCACACAGACATCTCAGAAGTGACCAATCAATCCAATGCTTTGAACACTGAGATACCTTCTACAA CTTCTGGAAACGTTTCCAAACAACCAACAATATGTCGTGCAGAAAGGAACACGAGTGGTGTATTAT ATCAAACAGGTTTGACGCAACCTAAACTACCAATTTCAGCATCAACTTCCCAAACTGAAGTACCAAGTACCAGCCCCTCAGTTGCCAGTCTACCAACGACCTCATCTGCAG AAACTAATAATCCGCAAGCAACAAATTCACCTTGTGGACTTGGAGCCAATCAACACCAGGATAACAACAAAGGCAACCAGCATATAATGATCAGCTATAACTGGAATGATTCAAAGGATCTCGCTCATAAg ATATCCGATGAGCTCTCTGCCACTGGTTACAAAGTGTGGATTGATAAAAACGAGATGAGAGGAGACATTTATGACAAAATGTATGAAGCTGTTGACAACGCTTACCTGGTCCTCATGTTTCTGTCTGAAAATTATAAACTCAGTGAAAACTGCCAAAGGGAAGGCAAACTTGCTGCTGACAAGAGAAAACGTATAATACCCATTATCACCCAAGACAATTATAAAATGGAAGGCTGGACAG ctCTTTTGGTGTCGGGAAAACTCTACTACGATTTTAGCAAAGAATCATTTGAGGGTAACTTTAACAAACTTATCCAAGAAATAG ATCATCCCAGTGAACAACAGCAATTCACAAAAGGTTTGGAGACAAATAAAGCAG AGCAAACCGGTCTTACGCAACCTAAACAACCAATTTCAGCATCAACTTCACAAACTGCAACACCAAGTACCATCCCCTCAGTTGCCAATCCACCAACGACTTCATCTGCAG AAAATAGAAAGGACACAGAAAGAAGGATTAAAGAACAAGAAGCCATTGAAAAAGTCAGGCAGGAGCAAAAGAAACATCGAAAAGCTGATCTTCGGCCCCAAGCTGGCATCAACGTACCACTACAAAACATTCCTGTGGTGTATCCCAACCTTGCCGAAATGACGTTTTATCAAGGAGGAGCAGTTCCTAAGCAAGAAACATATGTCCCATCTACTGATGACTTAAAGGGTATATCACATGAAAGAAGTATTGACTTCGATAACCTGGTGAGGTCAGACAAACGCTACACCGGTGTGATCGGGAACCCCGGTGCAGGGAAATCGACCCTGTCCAAGCGTCTTGCGAAAACTGAGGAGTACACTACCTTTCACATCAACTTTATGGATTTACCCGATGATGACAAGCTCACTTTACCTGAGATGCTAATTAACATTAATTATCCTAATTTAGATGAGGAAACCTGGAAAAACGCATTTGAGTGggttaaaaacaatcaaagcCAGTGTCTACTGGTATTTGACGGGCTGGACCAGGCCGATTTCACATTTAAGAAGAAGTTTGCTAAACGCACTTATGACACTAAACAATCTGTGCAAAATATCATTGCTGgcctttttaataaaaactatCTTCCTGGTGTTAAAATCATAACTACTTCACGACCTCATAGCATGATTAATCTTCCCCACTCCCTACAACCAAACCGTACCATTTTTATTCGTGATTTGTCTTATGATAACATGAAATCACTATTTTACGCTTACACTGGTACACGTGCTAAAAGTTTGTGGTTTCAACTTTCTCAAAACGCTCCTGTTGTGTTTTCATTGTGTTACAATCCGTTGTTGCTTCAGTTAGTAATCGCAGCTTCTCTAAATCCTTCAAAAGATGTTGGAGAAATCACCACAACAACTCGTGTCTTTGCTACCGTTTTGGAGGGTCTGAGACGTAGTGATAACACACGGCACTTTGATATCACTGCGCTCATACTGCAG ATTAGCAGGTTGGCTTACAATGCCACTAAAAAGTCAACGGTTGTCATTACACCAACCGAAATGGAAGAAGAAGGTCTTTCAACTGATGATGTCCAGGATATCATAGTGGCACTTCATGCTTATAGTGGATTGTCACAACGTGTGTTTGATGGCGACCAGAAGTACTTCTTCTCACATCAAATGTTCCAAGAGTGTTTCACGGCTTGGTACTTCATTAGCCAAATGTCGCTGGCTGAATTTCAGATTTTTGTTACAAACGAGGCTTTTGCTGATGAGAAGTGGTCAGTCATTCGACGATTCATTTGTGGCTTGTTAATAGATATGCTCCGAG ATTGTCATGGCAGAGGTCCAGTGTCGTCAACAAACATGCAGACAAGAAGCACATTTTCCATGAAAGGTCTGTCGCCATCAG atGTTGCTGAGAAGAGGAGAATTTGGATAGAAGCACTAGAATCACAGTTGGTACGATTTGAGAAAATACAGTTGAATTATTGGTcag aaaACGACGCACGCAGATATATTTCGCTTTTATGCGAATTAAACGAATCCAGCGACATGGAACTCTTCAATATGGCGTCACTGCGCTTTCCAACAGAGCTTAATCTGAGGaatttgaaattgtcatcatcggaagccgcgatcttttgtgacgttttaagcaaacaacaaaaagagTTAGAGGATGTGGATTTGAACGACTGCTTCTCCCCTAGTGATGTGGAAAGATTACTTTCGGCGATCTCTGAGATGCCTGGAAAG gtaaatattttgaggATCAGAggcaacaaaatcaaagacaTTCCAGGTCCAGAATTTTTCGCTAAAATTGGAATTTTGCTGGACGCGATTGGTTGCTTTGAAGATGAGAGATTCCCAGAAATTCAACTCGTCCTTGACCAGCTTGATGGCTCG tgGAATCAAGTTCTTGTTGGATATGACGTTGAGGATGATGATGGTTTTAGGGATGGCGTCTATCTCTGTAGTTGGTGA
- the LOC143453418 gene encoding uncharacterized protein LOC143453418 yields the protein MKLLSVDPQNYCDAPREVIRSIMEKIDFIRMGTTVATNFLLKRKDERMALALTEGWRDPLGNQSRPKMLDLLFRV from the exons ATGAAGCTGTTGTCTGTCGATCCACAAAATTACTGTGATGCTCCCAGGGAAGTAATTCGAAGCATTATGGAAAAG ATCGATTTTATCCGGATGGGAACGACCGTTGCCACAAATTTTCTCCTCAAGAGGAAAGATGAGAGAATGGCACTTGCTCTCACTGAGGGTTGGAGAGATCCTCTTGGAAACCAATCAAGACCAAAAATGTTGGACCTC CTTTTCCGAGTATGA